Proteins from one Longimicrobium sp. genomic window:
- a CDS encoding cupin domain-containing protein, whose translation MRCSILGWAAVLAASAACTRATPPAPSPPGGGVILAADQGELYHLGQRRSPTLIKVDPKVAGSRHLFMLSEVLPPGTGVPVHRHLHDEEILFIHQGTVTITLGDRVQEARAGATVFIPPNTWIGVRNTGSEPATFLAIFADPATGDYFRGIGRAPGDTRPAPTAAEFAELNRRHHMEYR comes from the coding sequence ATGCGCTGTTCCATCCTCGGCTGGGCAGCCGTCCTCGCGGCCAGCGCCGCCTGCACCCGCGCCACCCCGCCGGCTCCCAGTCCGCCGGGGGGCGGGGTGATCCTGGCGGCGGACCAGGGGGAGCTCTATCACCTGGGGCAGCGCCGGTCGCCGACGCTCATCAAGGTCGATCCCAAGGTGGCGGGCTCCAGGCACCTGTTCATGCTGAGCGAGGTGCTGCCGCCGGGCACGGGCGTGCCGGTGCATCGCCACCTGCACGACGAGGAGATCCTCTTCATCCACCAGGGAACGGTCACGATCACGCTGGGGGACCGGGTGCAGGAGGCGCGGGCGGGGGCCACGGTGTTCATCCCGCCGAACACCTGGATCGGCGTCCGCAACACGGGGAGCGAGCCGGCCACCTTCCTGGCGATCTTCGCCGACCCCGCGACGGGCGACTACTTCCGCGGGATCGGCCGCGCCCCGGGCGACACGCGGCCCGCACCCACCGCCGCCGAGTTCGCCGAGCTGAACCGCCGGCACCACATGGAGTATCGCTGA
- a CDS encoding ribosomal L7Ae/L30e/S12e/Gadd45 family protein produces MTQALPRPTQPPEKALADLLGLAARARGLVHGTDMTRKAVREGEVRCVILAGDASRTQAQKVLPLLQARGVPFHVCLSREALGSAIGRGPVSAVGITNDSFAKRAAVLAAALSSPQG; encoded by the coding sequence GTGACGCAAGCCCTCCCTCGTCCCACCCAGCCGCCGGAGAAGGCGCTGGCCGACCTGCTGGGCCTTGCCGCCCGCGCACGGGGCCTGGTGCACGGCACGGACATGACGCGCAAGGCCGTGCGCGAGGGCGAGGTGCGCTGCGTCATCCTGGCGGGAGACGCGTCGCGGACGCAGGCGCAGAAGGTTCTTCCCCTTCTGCAGGCGCGCGGAGTACCTTTCCACGTATGTCTTTCGCGGGAGGCGCTGGGCTCCGCCATCGGGCGGGGCCCGGTTTCCGCTGTTGGAATCACGAACGATAGCTTCGCGAAGCGCGCGGCCGTGCTGGCCGCCGCGCTTTCATCACCGCAGGGCTGA
- the rimP gene encoding ribosome maturation factor RimP, whose translation MPGTSLADEIARQVEAMGLEVVELEQAGNAVRPILRLYIDRPDSVPGVGETGVSLADCATVSRALEPLLDAREDLSDRYVLEVSSPGVERPLVRLRDYTRFAGQDVALRGKVPLAGRAKRLEGTLGGVRGEPGSEQVALRLPDGEEVEIPLSEIDRANLVYRWERKARPASRTNPEE comes from the coding sequence ATGCCGGGAACCTCCCTCGCCGACGAGATCGCGCGGCAGGTAGAGGCCATGGGGCTGGAGGTCGTGGAGCTGGAGCAGGCCGGCAACGCCGTGCGCCCCATCCTGCGCCTCTACATCGACCGGCCGGACTCGGTGCCGGGCGTGGGTGAGACGGGCGTTTCGCTGGCGGACTGCGCCACGGTGTCGCGCGCGCTGGAGCCCCTGCTCGACGCCCGCGAGGATCTCTCCGACCGGTACGTGCTGGAGGTGTCGTCGCCCGGGGTGGAGCGGCCGCTGGTGAGGCTGCGCGACTACACGCGCTTCGCCGGGCAGGACGTGGCGCTGCGCGGCAAGGTGCCCCTCGCCGGGCGGGCGAAGCGGCTGGAGGGAACACTGGGCGGCGTGCGCGGCGAGCCGGGGAGCGAGCAGGTGGCGCTGCGGCTGCCGGACGGCGAAGAAGTGGAGATCCCGCTGAGCGAGATCGACCGGGCGAACCTGGTCTACCGGTGGGAGCGCAAGGCGCGCCCCGCAAGCCGGACCAATCCTGAGGAATAG
- the nusA gene encoding transcription termination factor NusA, with protein sequence MNNATQVLAAFREMTANKAISRDELHELIKDGILAALAKRYGPNVEAEINVDEATGRIDITVLKEVTAEVEDPSRQISLEEARWDDPEFEVGDIMEVPVEFAQFGRNAVMAAKQRILQRVREGERQKIRDEYEHRVGELLSGEIQQVERGKLVILLNRARDADAIIPWKEQNPRERFRQGETIRAVLKKVEETPKGPRLILSRADPLFVAALFKLEVPEIQQGIVEIKGSAREVGGRTKVAVSSRDESIDPVGACVGLKGSRVRAVVQELGGERIDIVPWHPDPEIYAKRSLAPARVAKVLSNYETRTMTAIVDEDQLSLAIGRNGQNVRLASQLIGWQLDLFGSREWLERGAEQALFGGGGGDGDYESTDFSLRDLAELAPATLAALEAAGYNTFFDIIDMEREDLLRIPAIGPAEADRLVEIIESMTEEDTGDAPEGLTPADDAENLPVPE encoded by the coding sequence ATGAACAACGCGACGCAGGTGCTCGCGGCTTTCCGCGAGATGACCGCCAACAAGGCGATTTCCCGCGACGAGCTGCACGAGCTGATCAAGGACGGCATCCTCGCCGCGCTGGCCAAGCGCTACGGCCCCAACGTGGAGGCGGAGATCAACGTCGACGAGGCCACCGGCCGCATCGACATCACCGTCCTCAAGGAGGTCACGGCCGAGGTGGAAGACCCCTCGCGCCAGATCTCCCTGGAAGAAGCCCGCTGGGACGACCCGGAGTTCGAGGTCGGCGACATCATGGAGGTGCCGGTGGAGTTCGCGCAGTTCGGCCGCAACGCCGTGATGGCGGCCAAGCAGCGCATCCTCCAGCGCGTCCGCGAGGGCGAGCGCCAGAAGATCCGCGACGAGTACGAGCACCGCGTGGGCGAGCTCCTCTCCGGCGAGATCCAGCAGGTGGAGCGCGGCAAGCTGGTCATCCTCCTCAACCGCGCCCGCGACGCCGACGCCATCATCCCCTGGAAGGAGCAGAACCCGCGCGAGCGGTTCCGCCAGGGCGAGACGATCCGCGCCGTGCTCAAAAAGGTGGAGGAGACGCCCAAGGGGCCGCGGCTGATCCTTTCCCGCGCCGACCCGCTCTTCGTGGCCGCGCTCTTCAAGCTCGAAGTGCCCGAGATCCAGCAGGGGATCGTGGAGATCAAGGGCAGCGCGCGTGAAGTGGGCGGGCGCACCAAGGTGGCCGTGTCGTCGCGCGACGAGTCGATCGATCCGGTGGGCGCGTGCGTGGGGCTCAAAGGAAGCCGCGTCCGCGCGGTGGTGCAGGAGCTGGGCGGCGAGCGCATCGACATCGTCCCCTGGCACCCGGACCCGGAGATCTACGCCAAGCGCTCCCTTGCGCCGGCCCGCGTCGCCAAGGTGCTCTCGAACTACGAGACGCGCACCATGACGGCCATCGTGGACGAGGACCAGCTCTCGCTGGCCATCGGCCGCAACGGGCAGAACGTGCGGCTCGCGTCGCAGCTCATCGGCTGGCAGCTGGACCTGTTCGGATCGCGCGAGTGGCTGGAGCGCGGGGCTGAGCAGGCGCTGTTCGGCGGCGGCGGCGGCGACGGGGACTACGAGAGCACCGACTTCTCGCTGCGCGACCTCGCCGAGCTGGCTCCGGCCACGCTGGCGGCGCTGGAGGCGGCGGGGTACAACACCTTCTTCGACATCATCGACATGGAGCGCGAAGACCTGCTGCGCATCCCCGCCATCGGCCCCGCCGAGGCGGACCGGCTGGTGGAGATCATCGAGTCGATGACGGAAGAAGACACCGGCGACGCTCCGGAGGGGTTGACACCCGCCGACGACGCCGAGAATTTGCCGGTACCGGAATGA